Proteins encoded by one window of Serratia nevei:
- the potE gene encoding putrescine-ornithine antiporter has product MSKSNNKMGVVQLTILTAVNMMGSGIIMLPTKLAEVGTISIVSWLVTAVGSMALAYAFAKCGMFSRKSGGMGGYAEYAFGKSGNFMANYTYGVSLLIANIAIAISAVGYGTELFGATLSPLGICIATIGVLWLATVANFGGARITGKISGITVWGVIIPVVGISVIGWYWFSGSAYVAAWNPHQVPTFEAIGASISMTLWAFLGLESACANTDVVENPERNVPIAVLGGTLSAAVIYIVSTNVIAGIVPNMDLANSTAPFGLAFSHMFNPTVGKIIMALMVMSCVGSLLGWQFTIAQVFKSSADSGFFPKIFSKLSKADAPVKGMLTIVVIQSGLSLMTISPSLNKQFNVLVNLAVVTNIIPYILSMAALVIIQKVAKVPDNKARIANIIAGIGALYSFYALYSSGEEAMMWGAIATFLGWTLYGIVSPRFELAGKKG; this is encoded by the coding sequence ATGAGTAAGTCCAATAATAAAATGGGGGTCGTACAATTAACGATCCTGACCGCCGTGAATATGATGGGTTCCGGCATAATTATGCTGCCGACCAAGCTGGCCGAAGTGGGCACGATTTCGATCGTTTCCTGGCTGGTGACCGCCGTCGGCTCGATGGCGCTGGCCTACGCGTTCGCCAAATGCGGCATGTTCAGCCGTAAATCCGGCGGCATGGGCGGCTACGCCGAATATGCCTTCGGCAAATCGGGCAACTTTATGGCGAACTACACCTACGGCGTTTCGCTGCTGATCGCCAACATCGCCATCGCCATTTCCGCCGTCGGCTACGGCACCGAGCTGTTTGGCGCTACGCTCAGCCCGCTCGGGATCTGTATCGCCACCATCGGCGTGCTGTGGCTTGCGACCGTCGCCAACTTCGGCGGTGCGCGCATCACCGGTAAAATCAGCGGCATCACCGTCTGGGGCGTGATCATTCCGGTGGTGGGCATCTCGGTCATCGGCTGGTACTGGTTCAGCGGCAGCGCCTACGTCGCCGCCTGGAACCCGCATCAGGTGCCGACCTTCGAAGCCATCGGCGCCTCGATCTCGATGACCTTGTGGGCATTCCTGGGGCTGGAATCCGCCTGCGCCAACACCGACGTGGTGGAAAACCCGGAGCGCAACGTGCCGATCGCCGTACTGGGCGGCACCCTCAGCGCGGCGGTGATCTATATCGTTTCGACCAACGTGATCGCCGGCATCGTGCCGAACATGGATCTGGCCAACTCCACCGCCCCGTTCGGGCTGGCATTCTCGCACATGTTCAACCCAACAGTCGGCAAGATCATCATGGCGTTGATGGTCATGTCCTGCGTCGGCTCGCTGCTCGGCTGGCAGTTCACCATCGCTCAGGTGTTCAAATCCTCCGCCGACAGCGGCTTCTTCCCGAAAATCTTCTCCAAGCTGAGCAAGGCCGACGCGCCGGTTAAAGGCATGCTGACCATCGTCGTCATCCAGAGCGGCCTATCGCTGATGACCATCAGCCCGTCGCTGAACAAGCAGTTCAACGTGCTGGTGAACCTGGCGGTGGTGACCAACATCATCCCTTACATCCTGTCGATGGCGGCGCTGGTCATTATTCAGAAAGTGGCGAAAGTGCCGGACAACAAGGCGCGCATCGCCAATATCATCGCCGGCATCGGCGCGCTGTACAGCTTCTACGCGCTCTACAGCTCCGGTGAGGAAGCGATGATGTGGGGCGCCATCGCCACCTTCCTCGG
- the speF gene encoding ornithine decarboxylase SpeF, with amino-acid sequence MKKLKIAANTQTLGCFETERDIVDVHHSDFNDVSAIVLSVDDVAQGMVARIEEHGLNIPLFVAVCCEEELDNAVLPALHGVFELCGKNTQFYGKQLEAAAAKYESELLPPFFNTLTQYVEMGNATFACPGHQGGEFFRKHPAGRQFFDFYGETLFRSDMCNADVKLGDLLIHEGAPCAAQQHAAKVFNADKTYFVLNGTSASNKVATNALLTRGDLVLFDRNNHKSNHHGALIQAGATPVYLETARNPFGFIGGIDAHCFDERYLRQQIREVAPERANEARPFRLAIIQLGTYDGTIYNARQVVDKIGHLCDYILFDSAWVGYEQFIPMMKDCSPLLLELNENDPGIIVTQSVHKQQAGFSQTSQIHKKDKHIKGQSRYCNHKRFNNAFMLHASTSPFYPLFAALDVNAKMHEGKSGQRLWQECVRVGIEARKMLLDTCTMIKPFVPDQIDGKPWQAYDTAAMANDLRFFNFVPGEKWHAFEGYAESQYFVDPCKLLLTTPGIDTATGSYSEFGIPATILANYLRENGIVPEKCDLNSILFLLTPAEDIAKMQHLVALIARFEKHIEQNSLLSEVLPAVYKNHQQRYKNYTIRQLCQEMHDLYVSYDVKELQKEMFRKSYFPRVVMNPQDANTEFVRGNVELVSLAKAEGRIAAEGALPYPPGVLCVVPGEIWGGAAQRYFLALEEGINLLPGFAPELQGVYIQQDEDGWNRAYGYVMKN; translated from the coding sequence ATGAAAAAATTAAAAATTGCCGCCAACACCCAAACCCTCGGCTGCTTTGAAACTGAACGCGACATCGTCGATGTGCATCACAGCGATTTTAATGACGTCTCCGCCATCGTGCTGTCGGTAGACGACGTCGCGCAAGGCATGGTGGCGCGCATCGAAGAGCACGGCCTGAACATTCCGCTGTTCGTCGCCGTGTGCTGCGAAGAAGAGCTGGATAACGCCGTACTGCCGGCGCTGCACGGCGTGTTTGAGCTGTGCGGCAAGAATACCCAGTTCTACGGCAAACAGCTGGAGGCCGCCGCCGCCAAATATGAGAGCGAGCTGCTGCCACCGTTCTTCAACACGCTGACGCAATACGTAGAAATGGGCAACGCCACCTTCGCCTGCCCCGGCCACCAGGGCGGCGAGTTCTTCCGCAAACACCCGGCGGGCCGCCAGTTCTTCGACTTCTACGGCGAAACGCTTTTCCGCTCCGACATGTGCAACGCCGACGTCAAACTGGGCGATCTGTTGATCCACGAAGGCGCGCCTTGCGCCGCCCAGCAGCACGCCGCCAAGGTATTCAACGCCGACAAGACCTACTTCGTGCTCAACGGCACCTCGGCCTCGAACAAGGTGGCGACCAACGCCCTGCTGACGCGCGGCGATCTGGTGCTGTTCGACCGCAACAACCATAAATCCAACCACCACGGCGCGTTGATCCAGGCCGGTGCCACGCCGGTGTATCTGGAGACCGCCCGCAACCCGTTCGGCTTTATCGGCGGCATCGACGCGCACTGCTTCGACGAACGCTACCTGCGCCAACAGATCCGCGAAGTGGCGCCGGAACGCGCCAACGAAGCCCGCCCGTTCCGCCTGGCGATCATCCAGCTCGGCACCTACGACGGCACCATCTACAACGCCCGCCAGGTGGTCGACAAGATTGGCCACCTGTGCGATTACATCCTGTTCGACTCCGCCTGGGTGGGCTATGAGCAGTTCATTCCGATGATGAAAGACTGCTCGCCGCTGCTGCTGGAGCTGAACGAAAACGATCCCGGCATCATCGTCACCCAGTCGGTGCACAAACAGCAGGCCGGTTTCTCGCAGACCTCGCAGATCCACAAAAAAGATAAGCACATCAAGGGCCAGAGCCGCTACTGCAACCACAAGCGCTTCAACAACGCCTTTATGCTGCACGCCTCCACCAGCCCGTTCTATCCGCTGTTCGCCGCGCTGGACGTCAATGCCAAGATGCACGAGGGCAAAAGCGGCCAGCGCCTGTGGCAGGAGTGTGTGCGCGTGGGGATCGAAGCGCGCAAAATGCTGTTGGACACCTGCACGATGATCAAACCGTTCGTGCCGGATCAGATCGACGGCAAACCGTGGCAGGCCTATGACACCGCGGCGATGGCCAACGATCTGCGCTTCTTCAACTTCGTGCCCGGCGAAAAATGGCACGCCTTTGAGGGCTATGCCGAATCGCAGTACTTCGTCGATCCGTGCAAACTGCTGCTCACCACGCCGGGCATCGATACCGCCACCGGCAGCTACAGCGAATTCGGCATCCCGGCGACCATTCTGGCCAACTACCTGCGCGAAAACGGCATCGTGCCGGAAAAATGCGATCTCAACTCGATCCTGTTCCTGCTGACGCCGGCGGAAGACATCGCCAAGATGCAGCATCTGGTGGCCCTGATCGCCCGCTTCGAGAAGCATATCGAGCAGAACTCCCTGCTCAGCGAGGTGCTGCCGGCGGTCTATAAAAACCACCAGCAGCGCTACAAAAACTACACCATCCGCCAGCTGTGCCAGGAAATGCACGACCTTTACGTCAGCTACGACGTTAAAGAGCTGCAAAAAGAGATGTTCCGCAAAAGTTATTTCCCGCGCGTGGTGATGAATCCGCAGGACGCCAATACCGAGTTCGTGCGCGGCAATGTGGAATTGGTCTCGCTGGCTAAAGCCGAGGGCCGCATCGCTGCCGAAGGCGCCCTGCCTTATCCGCCGGGCGTGCTGTGCGTCGTGCCCGGTGAAATTTGGGGCGGCGCCGCGCAGCGTTATTTCCTGGCATTGGAAGAAGGTATCAACTTATTGCCGGGATTCGCGCCGGAATTGCAGGGCGTTTATATCCAACAGGATGAGGACGGCTGGAACCGCGCTTACGGCTACGTCATGAAAAATTAA
- the speFL gene encoding leader peptide SpeFL, which produces MENNNRKMAHIRRTTHIMMMAHRSCFSFAFFNYR; this is translated from the coding sequence ATGGAAAACAATAACCGCAAAATGGCGCATATCAGGCGCACAACCCATATTATGATGATGGCTCATCGCAGCTGCTTTAGCTTCGCATTCTTCAACTACAGATAA
- a CDS encoding YhbP family protein, whose protein sequence is MNTPEQRQQIADFIGKQHVLTLCAGDGLDMWCANCFYVFDAAAMALWLMTEPHTRHGGLMLNNGRVVGTIAPKPKSIALIRGVQYRAEAVLLSGEEAEAARARYCKRFPIARAMKASVWRLDLHEVKMTDNTLGFGKKLHWARSIL, encoded by the coding sequence TTGAATACCCCAGAACAACGGCAGCAGATTGCGGATTTCATCGGCAAACAACACGTCTTGACGCTGTGCGCCGGCGACGGTCTCGACATGTGGTGCGCCAACTGTTTTTACGTGTTCGACGCCGCGGCGATGGCGCTGTGGCTGATGACCGAACCGCACACCCGCCACGGCGGGCTGATGCTGAACAACGGCCGGGTGGTCGGCACCATCGCGCCGAAGCCGAAAAGCATCGCGCTGATCCGCGGCGTGCAGTATCGCGCCGAGGCGGTGCTGCTGAGCGGCGAAGAAGCCGAGGCGGCGCGCGCGCGTTACTGCAAGCGTTTCCCGATCGCCAGGGCGATGAAAGCCTCGGTTTGGCGGCTGGATCTGCACGAGGTGAAGATGACCGACAACACCCTCGGCTTCGGCAAGAAGCTGCATTGGGCGCGGTCTATACTTTAA
- a CDS encoding NAD(P)H-binding protein produces the protein MARALLVGATGLVGRELLQLLQSDPQITAIVAPTRTPLPPHGKLTNPVGDALFELLSSLQQPVDLVFCCLGTTRRAAGSADAFRYVDYQLVVESALTGRRLGAQHCLVVSALGANADSTFLYNRTKGEMEQALREQHWPRLTLVRPSMLVGDRPAPRLMERLTLPLFRLLPGKWRAVSAKDVAQTLLQQAFTPGEGVRVLESDRLHCYRG, from the coding sequence ATGGCGCGAGCACTGTTAGTCGGCGCAACCGGGCTGGTGGGGCGCGAGTTGCTGCAGCTGTTGCAAAGCGATCCGCAGATAACGGCCATCGTGGCGCCGACGCGCACGCCGCTGCCGCCGCACGGCAAGCTGACCAACCCGGTCGGCGATGCGCTGTTCGAACTGCTGAGTAGTCTGCAGCAGCCGGTCGATCTGGTGTTCTGCTGCCTGGGCACCACCCGCCGGGCGGCGGGTAGCGCCGATGCCTTCCGCTACGTCGATTATCAACTGGTGGTGGAGAGCGCGCTGACCGGCCGCCGCTTGGGGGCGCAGCACTGTCTGGTGGTGAGCGCGCTGGGCGCCAACGCGGATTCCACCTTCCTGTATAACCGCACCAAAGGCGAGATGGAGCAGGCGCTGCGCGAACAGCACTGGCCGCGCCTGACGCTGGTGCGGCCTTCCATGTTGGTGGGGGATCGCCCTGCGCCGCGCCTGATGGAGCGCCTCACGCTGCCGCTGTTCAGGCTGCTGCCCGGCAAATGGCGCGCCGTTTCCGCCAAAGACGTGGCGCAAACGCTGCTGCAGCAGGCGTTTACGCCGGGCGAAGGGGTCAGGGTGCTGGAGTCGGATCGGCTGCACTGCTACCGAGGCTGA
- the phnP gene encoding phosphonate metabolism protein PhnP: MQLTFLGTGGAQQVPVFGCDCLICQRARREPAFRRRACSAMLNYQGETTLLDAGLPALERRFSAGQIQRFLLTHYHMDHVQGLFPLRWGCGNSIPVYGPPDEQGCDDLFKHPGILAFQPPLAPFATVELGGMRITPLPLQHSKLTHGYLIQAAGAALAYLTDTVGLPPATADYLQNVALDLLVLDCSLPPQPQAPRNHNDLTRAQETQRLLQPKRTLLTHISHHLDLWLLDNELPAGLELAFDHLSVSLGSSAADPTPAP; the protein is encoded by the coding sequence ATGCAACTGACCTTTCTCGGCACCGGCGGCGCGCAGCAAGTGCCGGTGTTCGGCTGCGACTGCCTGATCTGCCAACGGGCGCGGCGCGAGCCGGCATTTCGACGGCGAGCGTGCAGCGCCATGCTTAACTATCAGGGGGAAACGACCTTATTGGATGCGGGATTACCGGCTTTGGAGCGGCGATTTTCGGCGGGGCAAATTCAACGTTTTTTACTGACACATTACCACATGGATCACGTTCAGGGGTTATTTCCTTTGCGTTGGGGGTGCGGAAATTCTATTCCGGTGTATGGCCCGCCGGATGAACAGGGCTGCGACGATCTGTTCAAACACCCCGGCATTCTGGCGTTTCAGCCGCCGCTGGCGCCCTTTGCCACCGTCGAGCTGGGCGGCATGCGCATCACCCCGCTGCCGCTGCAACACTCCAAGCTGACCCACGGCTATCTGATCCAGGCGGCGGGCGCTGCGCTGGCCTACCTGACCGACACCGTCGGCCTGCCGCCGGCCACCGCCGACTATCTGCAAAACGTGGCGCTGGATCTGCTGGTGCTCGATTGCAGCCTGCCGCCACAGCCGCAGGCGCCGCGCAACCACAATGACCTGACCCGCGCGCAGGAGACGCAGCGGTTGCTGCAGCCCAAACGCACGCTGCTGACGCACATCAGCCATCATCTCGATCTGTGGCTGTTGGACAACGAACTGCCCGCCGGGCTGGAGCTGGCGTTCGACCACCTCAGCGTCAGCCTCGGTAGCAGTGCAGCCGATCCGACTCCAGCACCCTGA
- a CDS encoding DapH/DapD/GlmU-related protein, giving the protein MNDFAQPKIGDNVTLNRTRLGQYVHLADDAILEEVEMGDYSYTAGHNQIFYATIGKFVSIASYARINPGNHPTYQRIAQHHFTYRASEYGLGEDDAAFFDWRREHHVTVGHDVWIGHNAILMPGVSVGNGAVIGSAAVVTKDVEPYSIVAGVAAKKIGMRFDDALIERIERSQWWHWDHATLQARLADFRDINRFAEKYL; this is encoded by the coding sequence ATGAACGACTTTGCCCAGCCGAAAATCGGCGACAACGTGACCCTTAACCGCACCCGGCTCGGCCAGTATGTGCATCTGGCCGACGATGCGATCCTGGAAGAGGTGGAGATGGGGGACTACTCCTACACCGCCGGGCACAACCAGATTTTTTACGCCACTATCGGCAAGTTCGTCTCCATCGCCTCCTATGCGCGCATCAATCCCGGCAACCACCCGACCTACCAGCGCATCGCGCAGCACCACTTTACCTACCGCGCCTCTGAATACGGGCTGGGGGAAGACGACGCGGCGTTCTTCGACTGGCGGCGCGAGCACCACGTCACCGTCGGCCACGACGTGTGGATCGGCCATAACGCCATTCTGATGCCGGGCGTCAGCGTCGGCAACGGCGCGGTGATCGGCAGCGCGGCGGTGGTCACCAAGGACGTGGAGCCTTACAGCATCGTCGCCGGCGTGGCGGCCAAGAAGATCGGCATGCGCTTTGACGACGCGCTGATAGAACGCATCGAACGCAGCCAGTGGTGGCACTGGGATCACGCCACGCTGCAGGCGCGGCTGGCAGATTTTCGCGACATCAACCGCTTCGCGGAGAAATACCTTTAA
- the phnN gene encoding ribose 1,5-bisphosphokinase — protein MARLIYLMGPSGAGKDSLLAALRADADRAPLVAHRYITRPADAGCENHIALSEPEFLRRRAKGLFALDWQAHQQRYAFGIEVDLWLLQGIDVAVNGSRAHLPQAQQRYGAQLLPVCLQVSTGILRRRLQDRGRESAEQIEQRLARAAEYQQSLPAGCRVLHNDGPLDDTLAALLALLPTPTRQAQDATP, from the coding sequence ATGGCGCGGCTCATCTACCTGATGGGGCCTTCCGGCGCAGGCAAGGACAGCCTGCTGGCCGCGTTGCGGGCCGACGCCGACCGCGCGCCGCTGGTGGCGCACCGTTACATCACCCGGCCGGCGGACGCCGGCTGCGAGAATCACATCGCGCTGAGCGAACCGGAATTTCTGCGCCGCCGCGCCAAGGGGTTGTTCGCGCTCGACTGGCAGGCGCACCAGCAGCGCTATGCGTTCGGGATCGAGGTGGATCTTTGGCTGCTGCAGGGGATCGACGTGGCGGTCAACGGTTCGCGCGCCCACCTGCCGCAGGCGCAGCAGCGCTATGGTGCGCAGCTGCTGCCGGTGTGCCTGCAGGTCAGCACCGGGATCCTGCGCCGGCGCCTGCAGGATCGCGGGCGAGAAAGCGCCGAACAGATCGAGCAGCGGCTGGCGCGGGCGGCAGAATATCAGCAGAGTCTGCCCGCCGGCTGCCGGGTGCTGCACAACGATGGCCCACTCGACGACACCCTGGCGGCGCTGCTGGCGCTGCTGCCCACCCCTACCCGACAAGCTCAGGATGCGACGCCATGA
- the phnM gene encoding alpha-D-ribose 1-methylphosphonate 5-triphosphate diphosphatase, whose protein sequence is MIVNNVKLVLDDQVVQGSLEMQDGVIRSFADGPSRLPQALDGDGGWLLPGLIELHTDNLDKFFTPRPNVDWPAHSAMSSHDALMVANGITTVLDAVAIGDVRDGGHRLENLQKMIDAVIHSQRAGVNRAEHRLHLRCELPHESTLPLFEQLMDKPGVSLVSLMDHSPGQRQFASREKYREYYQGKYHLNDQQMSEYEEQQVALSARWAAPNREAIAAHCRARRISLASHDDATAAHVAESCALGSAIAEFPTTEAAARASHQQGLQVLMGAPNIVRGGSHSGNVAAHHLAALGVLDILSSDYYPASLLDAAFRLAADERNAYDLPQAVRMITRNPARALDLQDRGTLAEGLRADLVLARPHGEHVYVQNVWRQGRQVF, encoded by the coding sequence ATGATCGTCAATAACGTTAAGCTGGTGCTGGATGACCAGGTGGTGCAAGGCTCGCTGGAGATGCAGGACGGCGTGATCCGCAGCTTCGCCGACGGCCCGAGCCGGCTGCCGCAGGCGCTGGACGGCGACGGCGGCTGGCTGCTGCCGGGGCTGATCGAGCTGCATACCGACAACCTGGACAAGTTCTTTACCCCGCGCCCGAACGTTGACTGGCCGGCCCATTCGGCGATGAGCAGCCACGACGCGCTGATGGTGGCCAACGGCATCACCACGGTACTGGACGCGGTGGCGATCGGCGACGTGCGCGACGGCGGCCACCGGCTGGAAAACCTGCAGAAGATGATCGACGCAGTGATCCACAGCCAGCGCGCCGGGGTGAACCGCGCCGAGCACCGGCTGCACCTGCGCTGCGAGCTGCCGCACGAGAGCACCCTGCCGCTGTTCGAACAGCTGATGGACAAGCCGGGCGTGTCGCTGGTGTCGCTGATGGACCACTCGCCGGGCCAGCGCCAGTTCGCCTCGCGCGAAAAATACCGCGAATATTATCAGGGTAAATATCACCTCAACGACCAGCAGATGAGCGAGTACGAGGAGCAGCAGGTCGCCCTGTCCGCCCGCTGGGCAGCGCCGAACCGCGAGGCGATCGCCGCCCACTGCCGCGCGCGCCGCATCTCGCTGGCCAGCCATGACGACGCCACCGCCGCACACGTGGCCGAGTCCTGCGCGCTGGGCAGCGCCATTGCCGAGTTCCCCACCACCGAGGCGGCCGCCCGCGCCTCGCACCAGCAGGGCCTGCAGGTGCTGATGGGCGCGCCGAACATCGTGCGCGGCGGTTCTCACTCCGGCAACGTGGCGGCGCACCACCTGGCGGCGCTGGGGGTGCTGGATATTCTCTCTTCCGATTATTACCCGGCCAGCCTGCTGGACGCGGCGTTTCGCCTCGCGGCGGACGAGCGCAACGCCTACGATCTGCCCCAGGCGGTGCGCATGATCACCCGCAACCCGGCGCGGGCGCTGGATCTGCAGGATCGCGGCACCCTCGCCGAAGGGCTGCGGGCGGATCTGGTGCTGGCGCGGCCGCACGGCGAGCACGTTTACGTGCAGAACGTGTGGCGCCAGGGCAGGCAGGTGTTCTGA
- the phnL gene encoding phosphonate C-P lyase system protein PhnL, producing the protein MTMQIRVEHLSKTFVLHQQYGTRLPVLHDANLTVHGGECVVLHGHSGSGKSTLLRSLYANYLPDSGHIWINHQGDWLDMVSADARQILAVRRHTLGWVSQFLRVIPRISALEVVMQPLLEQGVERAECRERAEALLAALNVPQRLWPLAPSTFSGGEQQRVNIARGFIVDYPILLLDEPTASLDSRNSAAVVQLIERAKARGAAIVGIFHDEGVRQQVADRLYDMQAPQALEAL; encoded by the coding sequence ATGACTATGCAAATCCGAGTTGAACATCTCAGTAAAACCTTTGTGCTGCACCAGCAGTACGGCACCCGCCTGCCGGTGCTGCACGACGCCAACCTGACGGTCCACGGCGGCGAATGCGTGGTGCTGCACGGCCACTCCGGCAGCGGCAAATCCACCCTGCTGCGCTCGCTGTACGCCAATTACCTGCCGGACAGCGGCCATATCTGGATCAACCACCAGGGCGACTGGCTGGACATGGTCAGCGCCGACGCGCGCCAAATTCTGGCGGTGCGCCGCCATACGCTGGGCTGGGTCAGCCAGTTCCTGCGGGTGATCCCGCGCATCAGCGCGCTGGAGGTGGTGATGCAGCCGTTGCTGGAACAGGGCGTCGAGCGCGCCGAGTGCCGCGAACGCGCCGAAGCGCTGCTCGCTGCGCTCAACGTGCCGCAGCGCCTGTGGCCGCTGGCGCCGTCCACCTTCTCCGGCGGCGAGCAGCAGCGGGTGAACATCGCGCGCGGCTTTATCGTCGATTACCCCATTCTGTTGCTGGATGAACCGACCGCCTCGCTCGACAGCCGCAACAGCGCGGCGGTGGTGCAGCTTATCGAACGCGCCAAGGCGCGCGGCGCGGCGATCGTCGGCATTTTTCACGATGAAGGCGTCCGCCAACAGGTCGCCGACCGGCTTTATGACATGCAGGCGCCGCAGGCGCTGGAGGCCCTCTGA
- the phnK gene encoding phosphonate C-P lyase system protein PhnK — MTSTPLSTTPLLSVNRLTHLYAPGKGFSDVSFDIYPGEVLGIVGESGSGKTTLLKSISARLAPQRGQILYRPQAGQEQDLYAMAESDRRRLLRTDWGVVHQHPLDGLRPQVSAGGNIGERLMAIGQRHYGDIRRQAGQWLEDVEIPLSRLDDLPTTFSGGMQQRLQIARNLVTHPKLVFMDEPTGGLDVSVQARLLDLLRNLVVEMQLAAVIVTHDLGVARLLAHRLLVMKQGEVVESGLTDRVLDDPHHPYTQLLVSSVLS; from the coding sequence ATGACTTCCACCCCTTTGAGCACCACTCCGCTGCTGTCGGTGAACCGGCTTACCCACCTGTACGCCCCCGGCAAGGGCTTCAGCGACGTGTCGTTCGACATCTACCCCGGTGAAGTGCTGGGCATCGTCGGCGAATCCGGCTCCGGCAAAACCACGCTGCTGAAATCGATCTCGGCGCGGCTGGCGCCGCAGCGCGGGCAGATCCTTTACCGCCCGCAGGCGGGCCAGGAACAGGATCTGTACGCCATGGCGGAGAGCGATCGCCGCCGCCTGCTGCGCACCGACTGGGGCGTGGTGCACCAGCACCCGCTCGACGGGCTGCGGCCGCAGGTCTCCGCCGGCGGCAACATCGGCGAGCGGCTGATGGCCATCGGCCAGCGCCACTATGGCGACATTCGCCGCCAGGCCGGCCAGTGGCTGGAAGACGTCGAAATCCCGCTGTCGCGCCTCGACGATCTGCCGACCACCTTCTCCGGCGGCATGCAGCAGCGGCTGCAGATCGCCCGCAACCTGGTCACCCACCCCAAACTGGTGTTTATGGATGAGCCGACCGGCGGGCTGGACGTGTCGGTGCAGGCGCGCCTGCTCGATCTGCTGCGCAATCTGGTGGTGGAAATGCAGCTGGCGGCGGTGATCGTCACCCACGATCTCGGCGTGGCGCGGCTGCTGGCCCACCGCCTGCTGGTGATGAAACAGGGCGAAGTGGTGGAGAGCGGCCTGACCGACCGGGTGCTGGACGATCCGCACCATCCCTACACCCAGCTGCTGGTTTCTTCGGTGCTGTCGTAA
- a CDS encoding alpha-D-ribose 1-methylphosphonate 5-phosphate C-P-lyase PhnJ, translating into MSEVLTGYNLGYLDEQTKRMIRRAILKAVAIPGYQVPFGGREMPMPYGWGTGGIQLTASVIGRADVLKVIDQGADDTTNAVSIRRFFQRVAGVETTERTPEATLIQTRHRIPETALREDQILIYQVPIPEPLRFIEPRETETRKMHALEEYGVMQVKLYEDIARYGHIATTYAYPVKVNDRYVMDPSPIPKFDNPKMHMMPALQLFGAGREKRIYALPPFTKVESLDFDDHPFSVQQWDEPCALCGSRHSYLDEVVLDDRGNRMFVCSDTDYCRQQLAQSSQEAQH; encoded by the coding sequence ATGAGTGAAGTATTGACCGGCTATAACCTCGGTTATCTGGACGAGCAGACCAAGCGCATGATCCGCCGCGCCATCCTGAAGGCGGTGGCAATCCCCGGCTATCAGGTGCCGTTCGGCGGCCGCGAGATGCCGATGCCCTACGGCTGGGGCACCGGCGGCATTCAGCTCACCGCCAGCGTTATCGGCCGCGCCGACGTGCTGAAGGTGATCGACCAGGGCGCCGACGACACCACCAACGCGGTGTCGATCCGCCGCTTCTTCCAGCGCGTCGCCGGGGTGGAAACCACCGAACGCACGCCGGAGGCCACGCTGATCCAGACCCGTCACCGTATTCCGGAAACCGCGCTGCGCGAAGACCAGATCCTGATCTATCAGGTGCCGATCCCGGAGCCGCTGCGCTTTATCGAGCCGCGCGAAACCGAGACCCGCAAGATGCACGCGCTGGAGGAGTACGGCGTGATGCAGGTGAAGCTGTATGAAGACATCGCGCGCTACGGCCATATCGCCACCACCTACGCCTACCCGGTGAAGGTCAACGATCGCTACGTGATGGATCCTTCGCCGATCCCGAAATTCGACAACCCGAAAATGCACATGATGCCGGCGCTGCAGCTGTTCGGCGCCGGGCGCGAGAAACGCATCTACGCCCTGCCGCCTTTCACCAAGGTGGAGAGCCTGGACTTCGACGACCATCCGTTCAGCGTGCAGCAGTGGGACGAACCCTGTGCGCTGTGCGGCTCGCGCCACAGCTACCTGGACGAGGTGGTGCTCGACGATCGGGGCAACCGCATGTTCGTCTGTTCGGACACCGACTACTGCCGGCAGCAGCTGGCGCAATCTTCGCAAGAGGCGCAGCACTGA